In Levilactobacillus brevis, a single genomic region encodes these proteins:
- a CDS encoding WxL domain-containing protein: MRIKKFINRAGSSLAVVALVLGLSPLVVKAAGPGTATSNLTTVSTGYVADGTSNAEAMSNAEFSVTPGMLTLNAVPNVFLGSTTVKDVATDGAKLPIATGSTTGGTGYDGNNTGALNVTDYRGDHAGWSLTVGMGPFTSGTSTVDSATLALDFTPEAMDNTATAAPTSVALTQGTVTNGWITSPSTLWTAAAKSGEGSNSATTNAQTNLTIGKQNTISAGTYDATLYWALQDAPTATPAS, encoded by the coding sequence ATGCGGATCAAGAAGTTTATTAATCGTGCCGGCAGTAGTCTTGCTGTTGTTGCTTTAGTATTGGGCTTATCCCCACTAGTGGTTAAGGCGGCTGGTCCTGGGACCGCGACCAGTAACTTAACGACGGTTTCTACGGGATATGTCGCTGATGGTACCAGTAACGCCGAGGCGATGTCTAACGCCGAATTCTCAGTGACACCAGGGATGTTAACGTTGAATGCGGTACCTAACGTTTTCCTGGGGAGCACGACTGTTAAGGACGTTGCCACGGACGGTGCTAAGTTGCCAATCGCGACTGGCTCCACTACTGGTGGGACCGGCTATGATGGGAATAACACCGGTGCTTTGAACGTTACGGACTATCGTGGTGATCATGCCGGCTGGTCATTAACCGTTGGGATGGGTCCCTTCACTTCTGGAACGTCAACCGTTGATAGCGCAACGTTAGCTCTGGACTTTACGCCAGAGGCCATGGATAACACGGCTACTGCCGCACCAACCAGCGTCGCCCTCACTCAAGGGACGGTCACGAATGGCTGGATCACGAGTCCTTCTACGTTGTGGACAGCCGCTGCTAAGTCCGGTGAAGGCAGTAACAGTGCCACTACCAATGCTCAGACTAATCTGACTATTGGTAAACAAAACACGATTTCTGCCGGGACTTATGATGCGACGCTCTACTGGGCATT
- a CDS encoding SRPBCC family protein, which translates to MNTLFQNTITASISADRLRTVLTQPEKLPLWNPAITRVTPDNADFLITRRPPALNVHERVTLTTTADQVIYQSSEGQLAYHLRFTLHQGADQTTLTEILQVEEAIKRHVPLGLLAPIAKQAFARNLQRLVTIAAAFTPAD; encoded by the coding sequence ATGAACACACTTTTTCAAAACACCATCACTGCTTCTATCTCTGCCGATCGGTTACGCACCGTCCTGACCCAACCGGAGAAACTACCTTTGTGGAATCCCGCAATTACCCGGGTAACGCCGGACAATGCCGACTTCCTCATCACCCGCCGTCCGCCGGCCCTCAACGTCCACGAACGGGTCACCCTCACGACGACGGCCGACCAGGTGATCTACCAGAGTAGCGAAGGCCAACTCGCCTACCACCTCCGCTTTACGCTACATCAGGGAGCAGATCAGACCACGCTGACGGAGATTCTCCAAGTGGAAGAAGCAATTAAACGCCACGTGCCCCTCGGCCTATTGGCGCCCATTGCCAAACAGGCCTTCGCCCGGAACCTCCAGCGTTTAGTCACCATTGCGGCGGCATTCACACCCGCGGATTAA